A genome region from Carcharodon carcharias isolate sCarCar2 chromosome 17, sCarCar2.pri, whole genome shotgun sequence includes the following:
- the nefma gene encoding neurofilament, medium polypeptide a, whose translation MSYILETVSNPSPYRRVETRSYSSRASASPSSGFRSQSWSRGGPGTIATSSSSSYRRLASVQAPRAYSSSDSLDFSQSSALNGDYKVIRSNEKELLQGLNDRFAGYIDKVHYLEQHNKELEAEIQAHRQKQVSHGQLGDAYDQELRELRSLIEQVNHEKAQIQLDTDHLDEDIQRLKDRFEEEARLRDETEATIRGLKKEMDDAGLLKVEMEKKAQSLQDEVAFLRNNHEEEVTDLFAQIQASQITVERKDFLKTDLTSALKEIRSQLEGHSAKNLQQTEEWFKCRYAKLNEAAEMNKDAIRSAREEINEYRRQLQSKSIELESVRGTKESLERQLNDIEDRHNADVSNYQETVQQLENELRSTKWEMARHLREYQDLLNVKMALDIEIAAYRKLLEGEESRYTFSGSITGPSFPYRPPSTPTAPTKVQKTKEAPKLKVQHKFVEEIIEETKVENEKAELDELDLAVAVEEIAAERSAEEQEEEEGEEVVEEVIVAEVKAGVQAEPEEKGKEEEEEKEEGKKEEEEEGEQEGDGEQQEEEKGEEEEEGKAEGVEESEEVEEKIESVKVEKAKAQPDEAKDQGKEESEEEEEDRASKEEEAGKESGKESAEDGEDEAQEEMKKDEEVVEEKVVFEKKVETVGEGKESATEVKSPEKEEVKAETEDKTKKEEKAEAEDKKDEAKAKDEGTAINGEIEEKAEDTEKKEEETQLLSNGVDQSPTKEEESDIISHTKTATKTIHKVVDEDEGTTKHIKEITKSVTVTQTVEEMEEVVQETIVSTKTIEKTSHSVLKKEEDNE comes from the exons ATGAGCTACATCCTGGAAACAGTGAGTAACCCTTCCCCGTACAGGAGGGTCGAGACTAGGAGCTACAGCAGCCGAGCAAGTGCCTCTCCTTCCAGCGGCTTCCGGTCTCAGTCTTGGTCCCGGGGAGGTCCGGGCACCATCGCAACCTCTTCGTCCTCCTCCTACCGCCGCCTGGCCAGTGTCCAGGCTCCCCGAGCTTACAGCTCATCCGACAGCCTGGACTTCAGTCAGTCCAGTGCCCTGAACGGAGATTACAAAGTGATCCGCAGCAATGAGAAGGAGTTATTGCAGGGATTGAATGATCGCTTCGCTGGTTACATCGACAAGGTGCATTACCTGGAACAGCACAACAAGGAGCTGGAAGCCGAGATCCAGGCACATCGACAGAAGCAGGTAAGCCACGGGCAGCTGGGCGATGCCTATGACCAAGAGCTGAGAGAGTTGAGGTCTCTGATCGAGCAAGTGAACCATGAGAAAGCTCAGATCCAgctggacactgaccacctggaCGAGGACATCCAGCGCCTGAAGGATCGCTTTGAGGAAGAGGCTCGCCTTCGGGACGAGACGGAGGCCACCATCAGGGGCTTGAAGAAGGAGATGGACGATGCCGGTTTGCTGAAGGTGGAGATGGAGAAGAAGGCTCAGTCCCTGCAGGATGAGGTGGCGTTCCTCAGGAACAACCACGAGGAAGAGGTGACCGACCTGTTCGCCCAGATCCAAGCCTCTCAGATCACCGTGGAAAGGAAGGACTTCCTCAAGACCGACCTCACCTCTGCCCTGAAGGAGATCCGCTCCCAGCTCGAAGGTCACTCGGCGAAGAATCTGCAGCAGACCGAAGAGTGGTTCAAATGCCGCTATGCCAAGCTCAACGAGGCGGCCGAGATGAACAAGGACGCCATCCGCTCGGCCAGGGAGGAGATCAACGAGTACAGGCGCCAGCTGCAGTCCAAGAGCATCGAGCTGGAGTCGGTGAGGGGAACCAAGGAGTCCCTGGAAAGACAGCTCAATGACATCGAGGACCGGCACAACGCCGATGTGTCAAACTACCAG GAAACAGTCCAGCAACTGGAGAATGAGCTCCGCAGTACAAAATGGGAAATGGCCCGTCACTTGAGGGAATATCAGGATCTGCTGAATGTGAAAATGGCCCTGGATATCGAGATTGCTGCCTACAG aaaACTCCTTGAAGGTGAAGAATCAAGGTACACCTTCTCTGGAAGTATCACTGGCCCTTCCTTCCCGTATAGACCTCCAAGCACACCCACTGCCCCTACCAAAGTACAGAAAACTAAAGAAGCACCAAAGCTAAAAGTCCAGCACAAATTCGTCGAAGAGATAATTGAAGAAACGAAAGTGGAGAATGAGAAAGCAGAGCTGGATGAGCTTGACCTGGCTGTGGCAGTGGAAGAGATTGCAGCTGAACGCAGTGCAGAAgaacaggaggaagaggagggggaggaggtggttgaAGAAGTGATTGTGGCTGAAGTCAAGGCTGGAGTTCAGGCAGAGCCAGAGGAAAAGGgcaaggaagaggaggaggaaaaggaagaaggtaagaaggaggaagaggaggaaggcgaacaagaaggtgatggtgaacagcAAGAAGAGGAGAagggtgaggaggaagaggaaggtaaGGCTGAGGGAGTAGAAGAAAGTGAAGAAGTAGAGGAGAAGATTGAAAGTGTGAAGGTGGAGAAAGCAAAAGCTCAGCCAGATGAAGCAAAGGATCAGGGTAAGGAAGaaagcgaggaggaggaggaggatagaGCCAGCAAGGAGGAAGAGGCTGGCAAAGAGTCTGGAAAGGAAAGTGCAGAAGATGGAGAGGATGAAGCTCAGGAAGAGATGAAGAAGGATGAGGAAGTGGTAGAAGAGAAGGTGGTTTTTGAGAAAAAGGTCGAGACAGTTGGAGAAGGAAAAGAATCAGCAACTGAAGTCAAATCACCAGAGAAAGAGGAAGTCAAAGCTGAAACTGAAGACAAAACAAAGAAAGAAGAGAAAGCAGAAGCTGAGGATAAGAAAGACGAAGCAAAGGCCAAAGATGAAGGCACGGCCATCAATGGAGAGATTGAAGAGAAAGCAGAAGACACCGAGAAAAAGGAGGAAGAGACACAACTCCTTTCCAATGGTGTAGATCAAAGCCCCACAAAGGAGGAAGAGTCTGACATTATTTCCCACACAAAGACCGCAACAAAGACAATCCACAAAGTGGTGGATGAAGATGAGGGGACCACAAAACACATCAAAGAGATAACCAAATCTGTTACGGTAACTCAGACAGTCGAAGAGATGGAAGAGGTGGTCCAGGAGACGATAGTGTCTACTAAGACAATTGAGAAGACCTCACACTCGGTGCTAAAGAAAGAGGAGGATAATGAGTGA